A window of Zingiber officinale cultivar Zhangliang chromosome 5A, Zo_v1.1, whole genome shotgun sequence contains these coding sequences:
- the LOC121979260 gene encoding 1-aminocyclopropane-1-carboxylate synthase-like — MGMRQTGEFELLSRIATNDGHGENCSYFDGWKAYDSDPFHPKHNPKGVIQMGLAENQLCFDLIEDWLKRNPEASICTREGISQFRDIGNFQDYHGLSSFRRAIARFMEKARGGRVRFDPDRVVMSGGATGAQETMAFCLANPGEAFLIPTPYYPGFDRDFRWRTGVELLPFDCYSSNKFKITQSALESAYQEAVKNNVRVKGVLVANPSNPLGTTMDRETLRSLVSFVNDKNIHLVVDEIFSGTVFDSPDFVSVAEIVEDEPGRFNRDLIHVVYSLSKDLGLPGFRVGVIYSFNDAVVRCARRMSSFGLVSTQTQHLLAAMLGDEEFTSKYLAESRRRLAERRRTFEAGLREVGVRSLDSNAGLFCWMDLRHLLEAKTVEEELKLWRIIVHEVKLNISPGASFHCAESGWFRVCFANMDKDTMDTALGRIRAFMARAERHRATNEKKKKWAAAAALRLSLPRNGRRYDDILISPHLAMSPHSPLVRAAT, encoded by the exons ATGGGGATGCGGCAGACAGGCGAGTTCGAGTTGCTCTCCAGGATTGCGACCAACGACGGCCACGGCGAGAACTGCTCCTACTTCGATGGCTGGAAGGCCTACGACAGCGATCCTTTCCACCCCAAACATAATCCCAAAGGAGTCATCCAAATGGGTCTCGCAGAGAATCAG CTCTGCTTTGACTTGATTGAGGACTGGTTGAAGAGGAATCCGGAGGCTTCGATTTGCACGCGAGAGGGAATTTCACAGTTCAGGGACATTGGCAACTTCCAGGACTACCATGGCCTCTCTTCCTTCCGCAGGGCCATTGCCAGATTCATGGAGAAGGCGAGGGGAGGCAGGGTCAGATTTGACCCCGACCGCGTCGTGATGAGCGGCGGAGCCACCGGAGCGCAGGAGACCATGGCCTTTTGCCTCGCCAACCCCGGCGAGGCCTTCCTCATCCCGACCCCTTATTATCCGGGGTTCGATcgagatttccggtggagaacaGGGGTGGAGCTCCTGCCCTTCGACTGCTACAGCTCCAACAAGTTCAAGATCACGCAATCCGCGTTGGAGTCGGCGTACCAAGAGGCGGTAAAAAACAACGTAAGGGTCAAAGGAGTGCTCGTGGCTAATCCGTCGAACCCTCTCGGCACCACCATGGACAGGGAGACCCTCCGGTCGTTGGTCAGCTTCGTCAACGACAAGAACATCCACTTGGTCGTGGACGAGATCTTCTCCGGCACCGTGTTCGACTCCCCGGACTTCGTCAGCGTGGCAGAGATCGTGGAAGACGAGCCCGGAAGGTTCAACCGCGACCTCATCCACGTGGTCTACAGCCTCTCGAAGGACCTCGGACTGCCGGGGTTCCGCGTCGGCGTCATCTACTCCTTCAACGACGCCGTGGTGCGGTGCGCCCGCCGGATGTCGAGCTTCGGGCTGGTCTCGACGCAGACGCAGCATCTGCTGGCGGCGATGCTGGGCGACGAGGAGTTCACCTCGAAGTACCTGGCGGAGAGTCGGCGGCGGCTGGCAGAGCGGCGGAGGACCTTCGAGGCGGGGCTGAGGGAGGTCGGGGTCCGGAGCCTGGACAGCAACGCGGGGCTGTTCTGCTGGATGGACCTGCGCCATCTGCTGGAGGCGAAGAcggtggaggaggagctgaagCTGTGGCGAATCATCGTGCACGAGGTGAAGCTGAACATCTCGCCGGGGGCCTCGTTCCACTGCGCCGAGTCGGGGTGGTTCAGGGTGTGCTTCGCCAACATGGACAAGGACACGATGGACACGGCGTTGGGCAGGATCAGGGCCTTCATGGCCCGCGCCGAAAGGCACAGGGCGAcgaacgagaagaagaagaagtgggcgGCGGCCGCGGCGCTGCGGCTGAGCCTGCCAAGGAACGGTCGGCGCTACGACGACATTCTCATTTCGCCGCATCTAGCCATGTCGCCCCATTCTCCGCTCGTTCGCGCCGCCACCTGA